The window aatactgccctctatgtacaggaatataactactataatactgccccctatgtacaagaatataactgctataatactgccccctatgtacaagaatataactactataatactgccccctatgtacaggaatataactactataatactgccccctatgtacaggaatataactactataatactgtcccctatgtacaggaatataactactataatactgcctcctatgtacaggaatataactactataatactgccccctctgtacaagaatataactactataatactgcccactatgtacaagaatataactactataatactgccccctgtgtacaagaatataactactataatactgccccctatgtacaggaatataactactataatactgccccctatgtacaagaatataactactataatactgcccctatgtacaagatataactactataatactgccctctatgtacaggaatataactactataatactgcccccaatgtacaggaatataactactataatactgctccctatgtacaaaaatataactactataatactgccccctatgtacaagaatataactactataatactgcccctatgtacaagaatataactactataatactgccccctatgtacaagaatataactactataatactgccccccatgtataggaatataactactataatactgccccctatgtacaagaatataactactataatactgccccccatgtacaagaatataactgctataatactgccccctatgtacaagaatataactactataatactgccccctatgtacaggaatataactactatactactgccccctatgtacaggaatataactactataatactgccccctatgtacaagaatataactactataatactgcccctatgtacaagaaaataactactataatactgcccctatgtacaagaatataactgctataatactgccccctatgtacaagaatataactactataatactgccccaatgtacaagaatataactactataatactgccccctatgtacaggaatataactactataatactaccccctatgtacaggaatataactactataatactgccccctatgtacaggaatataactactataatactgccccctgtgtacaagaatataactactataatactgccccctatgtacaagaatataactactataatactgccccctatgtacaagaatataactactataatactgccccctatgtacaggaatataactactataatactaccccctatgtacaggaatataactactataatactaccccctatgtacaggaatataactactataatactgccccctgtgtacaagaatataactactataatactgccccctatgtacaagaatataactactataatactgccccctatgtacaggaatataactactataatactgccccctatgtacaggaatataactactataatactgccccctatgtacagggatataactactataatactgccccctatgtacaggaatataactactataatactgccccctgtgtacaagaatataactactataatactgccccctatgtacagggatataactactataatactgccccctatgtacagggatataactactataatactgccccttaagtaaaaaatatttccatgaaaaatattaatctacagtagtgtgcacaggagcagtatatacagcCGTTCGTTTTTGTATTCTGTTTTAACTCCCCTCAATCAAAAAGAGAAGTATATGGGCTAGTTATCTGTGGattaaattgtactttttagttgcACAATTTAGTATTCCACGCAATGTACTAGAAAGCTGGTAAaatattccaagtgcagtgaaactgacaaaaaacacagttgcacatcctctatatactacactacacaggagacacatcctctatatactacactacacaggagacacatcctctatatactacaacacacaggagacacatcctctatatactacaccacacaggagacacatcctctatatactacaccacacaggagacacatcctctatatactacaccacacaggagacacatcctctatatactacaccacacaggagagctgacacatcctctatatactacaccacacaggagagctgacgcatcctctatatactacaccacacaggagacacatcctctatacactacattacacaggagacacatcctctatatactacaccacacaggagacacatcctctatatactacaccacacaggagagctgacacatcctctatatactactccgcacaggagacacattctctatatactacaccacacaggagacacatcctctatatactacaccacacaggagacacatcctctatataatacaccacacaggagagctgacacatcctctatatactacaccacacaggagacacatcctctatataatacaccacacaggagacacatcctctatatactacaccacacaggagacacatcctctatataatacaccacacaggagagctgacacatcctctatatactactccgcacaggagacacattctctatatactacaccacacaggagacacatcctctatatactacaccacacaggagacacatcctctatatactacaccacacaggagacacatcctttatatactacaccacccagcagacacatcctctatatactacaccacacaggagacacatcctctatatactacaccacacaggagacacatgctctatatactacatcacacaggagacacatcctctatatactacatcgcACAGGAGACACaacatctatacactacaccgcacaggagacacatcctctatatactacaccacacaggagacacatcctctatatactacaccacacaggagacaaatcctctatacactacaccacacaggagacacatcctctatatactacaccacacaggagacaaatcctttatatactacaccacacaggagacaaatcctttatatactacaccacacaggagacacatcctctatatactacaccacacaggagacacatcctctatatactacaccacacaggagacacatcctctatacactacaccacacaggagacacatcctctatacactacaccacacaggagacacatcctctatatactacaccacacaggagacacatcctctatatactacaccacacaggagacacatcctctatatactacaccacacaggagacacatcctctatatactacaccacacaggagacacatcctctatataatacaccacacaggagacacatcctctatatactgcaccacacaggagacacatcctctatatactacaccacacaggagacacatcctctatatactacaccccacagGAGACACattatctatatactacaccacacaggagacacatcctctatatactgcaccacacaggagatacatcctctatatactacaccacacaggagacacatcctctatatactacaccacacaggagacacatcctctatatactacaccacaaaagagacacatgctctatatactacaccacacaggagacacatcctctatatactacaccacacaagagacacatcctatatatactacaccacacagcagacacatcctctatatactgcaccacacaggagacacatcctctatatactacaccacacaggagacacgtcctctatatactacaccacacaggagacacatcctctatatactacaccacacatgagaggtgaaacatcctctatatactacaccacacagcagacacatcctctatatactgcaccacacaggagacacatcctctatatactacaccacacaggagacacatcctctatatactacaccacacaggagacacatcatctatatactacaccacacaggagacacatcctctatatactacaccacacaggagacacatcctctatatactgcaccacacaggagacacatcctctatatactacaccacacaggtgacacatcctctatatactacaccacacaggagacacatcctctatatactacaccacccaggagacacatcctctatatactacaccacacaggagacacatcctctatacactacaccacacaggagacacatcctctatatactgcaccacacaggagacacatcctctatatactacaccacacaggagacacatcctctatatactacaccacataggagacacatcctctatatactacaccacacaggagacacatcctctatatactacaccacaaaggagacacatattctatatactacaccacacagcagacacatcctctatatactgcaccacacaggagacacatcctctatatactacaccacacaggagacacatcctctatatactacaccacacaggtgacacatcctctatatactgcaccacacaggagacacatcatctatatactacaccacacaggagacacatcatctatatactacaccacacaggagacacatcctctatatactgcaccacacaggagatacatcctctatatactacaccacacaggagacacatcctctatatactacaccacacaggagacacatcctctatatactacaccacacaggagagctgacacttcctctatatactacaccacacaggtgacacatccACATTTACATAAACAACTTCATTTTATATTTGTTGGCAACAAGTCCCCAAATTCCAGTTTGATGCCTCTGTCACCTTTTATGGGTGTGGCTTATATTCTGTGCTTTTGGTCTTACTATTCAACCATCTCTCACATATCCCACAGGATGAAGGGTTTGTTCCTTAACGTTCTGCTTCTCCTATATTTGCCTGTGGTCTTTTCTGGTAAGTTAGAGGGGACACGGTCCATAATGATTTGTATGGGTGCCGGATAACCGGGTGCTACTTCCGTAGATTGTCTGGTGCAGCTGAAATGTGATGTCCTTTTTATAACTTTCAGTGTACAACTTAAGCACTTCAAGTAATTGAAAGATTTATACCAACAAGTATAATGCCTGTACCTGTGTATATAGACCAATCTATGGACATTCTGGGGCTCAGTCTGTGGAGTCGTCCTAAGATCATTTGCTTCTATCTACTGTAATGAAATCCCATGGGTTGTAATGATACATTATAGACAGTGAGTGATCCCGTGTATCACATTGTATCAATGATTCACCTCTACATTGTGATTCTCCTGCCCTGGTGATCCGCCATTACAATGTCCTGTATTGTCCGTCCCTGGCGCTCGAGATCCGTCCAGCCTCCTCCACGGTGCAAGTTATTTCAGATTGGGAATAAAGAAAGATCCCTGAGCCTTTAGGGCAAGTGGGAGAAAAAgctattttgaaatattttttttaattttatttattgatttcctttaaaaaaattctcATGTTTTGTATAATCTGCCATTTATATTTAATGATTGAATATTTATTCATGGGACGGCCTGGTTCTGGTTGTCAGTGGTGACTGACCTGTCATTGGGGCATATTCCACGTCAGTGGCGCTGAAATTAGCGTAAATGTTggcctattgctagcacttgcgactatATAGCCCTATGTGCTATGGGCCGTGAAGGAGCGGGGACCTGGCCGGCCAGGAGTGGGTCGGCGCAGGGAGTTACTGTCCCTTCGCCGGTgcatgagcgccagcgtatgattaatgccccccattGTCTCCAGTTTTCTCTAAAAGGAATCAGATGTAGATGGAAATCTCTGGTCCATGAGTTTTATACTGAAGTCGTCTTGTCCTAATTGGCTGCTGCGCAGAAGCAGAAAGGTGATGGAATAAATGGATTATAACTGAAGCCACTAATCTGCTGGTAACCAGGAGATTATTATGTAATGACCGCACATCTACTGAGTGGAAGCTCCGGTAATGATGGCGACGGGTCCACAACACGTGAGAGATAAAGTCTTCATTCAGTTGTCGCCACGTTTCTCTTCTCCAAATAAGTTTCTATTGTTCCCCAATCTCTGGAACAATATTTTGGGAGGCTCTGACAGCGGATTGCCAAACCCAATAGAGCGGATGTGAAGGTCGGGGACGGTTGGGAAACGACCTTGGAACAATGGATGTACACATCGGCTTATTGGCTCATTGTGCcacaataaaaaaatagaaaaggcaATTAACCctaaaagggtttggccactttcaTAATGTGTGTGAAGGGCagaatattagataatttaccaatatacatgtatCAATAGTTCTGCTTCACTTTCTTTAAATGTAAAGTGAGGCCTCTGGTTCAGAAATATCTTTTACTTTATCAGAGATTAGGTAAAATGTCCATAAAATGGACGCAGATtaagggtcatgtgacctctaactgtccatgaccaatctgaCTTCCAGGACCTTGTGTtagagatggagggtcatgtgatctctatgggggtcatttactaagggcccgattcgcgttttcccgacgtgttacccgaatatttccgatttgcgccaattttccctgaattgccctgggtttttggcgcacgcgatcggattgtggcgcatcggcgctggcatgcacgtgacggaaatcggggggtgtggccgaatgaaaacccgacggattcggaaaaccaccgcattttttaaaaaaaattggtcgatatcctggtggacatcgagcgcaggacttcatgaatcgccggaagacccgaacgcttgtccaagaagccgctgctggaacgcgaatggacaaggtaagtaaatgtgcccctatgtgtccatgaccaatctgaCTTCCAGGACCTTGTGTTAGagattgagggtcatgtgatctctaagtgtctatatatatatattattatttctctCTCACATTGTACGATACTTATGAAGTTGGTTTTTTGTACACAACTCACAGTTTCTGATGAAGTTCTTACTAGTGAAATGTCGAAGTGGAAAACATATGAATTGCAAATCAATGTTACAATACAGAATAATTGCTTTCTATCTGAATTTGGAGTTAAAATTATTGATGTTTGAAGAAGGGCTGTTCCCCTACTCGTGCACCGACCATGACCCCGAATGTGGAGTAACGTGAATGGATATTTTGTTGCATGAGCCCTCCATAAGCCTGtactcatgaatactatcatacatgggggtagattggtcatggacttTTAGAATCACATGAGCCGAAATCATTACAGGTCAGGAATTGCTGATGAGCTAAAAGATATTTCTCGCCCAGGGCCACCAGATGGCACAGTACAGATGTAAAAGACAACAGAGATATTCTAGGATAATAGGCAGTGCCTGACACTAAACCACCAAGTAATAATATTAGCCCCTAGTAAATTCTCCAAACATAAGTAGCCGCCTATAGTATTgtaacgtatatatatatatatatttagtgacAGCAAAGTCAAAATAAGAGATACCCAAAAAATGTCTTACCCATCGTTGGTGGATCATGACATTACGGCTGGGAGCTCCCCAATGCGTGTTTCACATAAGGCTTCCTCAGCAGGTAGGTAGTTACTACATCTGCcacattgaggctcatttactaagggtccgcggacggcgactctgtcgggtttcccgaatatttccattttgcttcgaattgccccgggtttttggtgcacacgatcggattgtgccgcatgggcgccggcttgcatgcaacataaatcgggggccATGCAGTTGGACAACCcagcggattcggacaaaccgcagaatcttaaaacggaattgtgtcgcaagatcatcacttacatgcacctggaagaagaaggtgaactccggcggatcttggtgcggaagcgacacatgcaggaaattggaagcacgaccttagtgaatcccagcagaacccaaatcctggtcggacaacgcaccgcaggattgcgacaggaccgggtgagtaaatctgccccattgtgtacagattTTACACCTATGAGATGAGAAAAGTGGAATTCTCTAATTGTTTTCCGGTGtgattgtatactgtatatatagttttTCTTGCTGTAGTTGATAGATGTGTAACATTTCGGCCTTCCTCTCTCAGACAGTCACTCGCTGCGCTATCATTACACATTGGTCTCAGCCCCGGGCCCCGAGCTCCCGGAGTTCTCTGTAACCGGATATGTGGATGGTCTGGCTATCAGTTTCTACAGTAGTGATGTTGGCAGAACTGTCCCCGTGGCTCCGTGGATGGAGAGCCATGTGCCACCGGAGGAGTGGGAGAGACAGACGTGGGTTGATATAGTGACCGAGGTCCAAAGCCAACATGAGGCAAAGATAGTGATGAGCCAGTTCAGAAAGACTGAGATGTACAAAGGTAGGAAAATATACTAtatccatacaatatatacacagagtatacacctCACTATATACAATCCAGTATGTACTACCTACATCGTGGCTAGACAGATACCACacatactgacaggacccccataacagagacaaggGCTGGGAACTATGATAttcacaggacccccataacattgACAGTCAGAGACTAGGGCTAGGAACCAGGATATtcacaggaccccataacagagacagccagagacaagGGCTAAGAGCGGGGATAttcacaggacccccataacagagacagccagagacaagggctaggaacCAAGATAttcacaggacccccataacagagacagccagagacaagggctaggaacCAAAATAttcacaggacccccataacagaaactgaGACAAGGGCCAGGaaccaggatactgacaggacccccataacagagacagccaGTGACAAGGGCTAAGAGCGGGGCTAttcacaggacccccataacagagacagccagagacaagggctaggaacCAAAATAttcacaggacccccataacagagacagccagagacaagggctaggaacCTAAATAttcacaggacccccataacagagacagccagagacaagggctaggagcTAGGATATTCAcaagaccccataacagagacagccagagacaagggctaggaaccaggatactgacaggacccccataacagagacagccagagacaagGGCTAAGAGCGGGGATAttcacaggacccccataacagagacagccagagacaagggctaggaacCAAAATAttcacaggacccccataacagagacagccagagacaagggctaggaacCTAAATATTCACAGGactcccataacagagacagccagagacaagggctaggaacCTAAATATTCACAGGactcccataacagagacagccagagacaagggctaggagcTAGGATATtcacaggaccccataacagagacagccagagacaagggctaggaaccaggatactgacaggacccccataacagagacagacagagacaagggctaagaGCGGGGATATtcacaggaccccataacagagacagtcagagacaagggttAAGCACCGGGACACTCACAGGACCCCCATAGCAGTATTACCCCAAAACATATGACACCATATACCAGGCTCCGTGTAACATGTtcttgtacttacctccttgcTCTTATGACACCATACACCAGGCTCCATGTAATATGTtcttgtacttacctccttgcTCTTATTCCACCATATACCAGGCTCCATGTAATATGTTCTTGTACTTACCTCCGTGCTCTTATGACACCATACACCAAGCTCCATGTAATATGTtcttgtacttacctccttgcTCTTATGACACCATACACCAGGCTCCATGTAATATGTtcttgtacttacctccttgcTCTTATTCCACCATATACCAGGCTCCATGTAATATGTTCTTGTACTTACCTCCGTGCTCTTATGACACCATACACCAGACTCCATGTAATATATTCTTGTGCCGGCACAGGTGACGTTGTCTTCCAGGCCGTGTACGGATGTGACCTGAGAGATGGCTCCAGCGCCTCAGGATTCTTCACAGTTGTGTATGACAGGAAAAACTTCATCACACTCGACACCGAGACGGGGAAACTTATTCCATGGATGCCCCAAGCTAATATCACCGCACAGAAATGGAACAGCCCCGAGGAACGACTCGGGGAGAAACTACTGAACCACCTGCAGACGGACTGTATCAGCGCCATGAAGACTTTCCTAAAATACGGGAGAGAAGATCTGGAGAGGAAAGGTAGTTTAGGGATGAATTCAGCCgatagtggggcaaatttacttacctggtcctgacgcgatccccgatccggacagtcCGCCGAAGaagaagtccggcacgattcacgtagctcgttgCGCCCGAtcatgtcgcttcccccgctcaggtacaccggagttcaccttcttcttcccggtgcttgtaagtgcgtgtcttgcgacacaatttgctttgttaaatcccacgccttgtccgaatccatcggatcgtccgaggGCCCACCCCTCCCcgttttgtgtcacatgaaagccggcgccgatgcgccaaaatctgatcacgtgcgccaaaacagaaatcgttgtgtattccgatgatagtgcggaccgcggacccttagtaaatgagccccagtgtgttatcTAGCAATCATTACAAGTCTATAGTACGGCGGGTACAGCCATACAAAATATATGAAGGAGTCGTCCATAAATACAAACAGAGATATTTCTTACCTACATCTCTAAGTACCGATACATGATGCAGGATAATATAGTTAGAGATAATTCTCCCAGAGAAATCACTGATTATTATTAGTATTCTCATTTATAGAAGGAAGCGTATCTCCTGCTTAGAAACGTATACATATactcacacatatttatacacttgtatactgtatgtacacacatttataaactcatgcacacatatacagcatatacacatcacatacacacacatacagtgccatatacaatcatacagcatatacacacacatacagtatacacatatatacacaccatacaccacatacagcatatgcacatcacatacacacacatacagtgccatatacaatcatacagcat is drawn from Engystomops pustulosus chromosome 9, aEngPut4.maternal, whole genome shotgun sequence and contains these coding sequences:
- the LOC140077489 gene encoding uncharacterized protein, with translation MSYPSLVDHDITAGSSPMRVSHKASSADSHSLRYHYTLVSAPGPELPEFSVTGYVDGLAISFYSSDVGRTVPVAPWMESHVPPEEWERQTWVDIVTEVQSQHEAKIVMSQFRKTEMYKAPGHSQDPHSSITPKHMTPYTRLRVTCSCTYLLALMTPYTRLHVICSCTYLLALIPPYTRLHVICSCTYLRALMTPYTKLHVICSCTYLLALMTPYTRLHVICSCTYLLALIPPYTRLHVICSCTYLRALMTPYTRLHVIYSCAGTGDVVFQAVYGCDLRDGSSASGFFTVVYDRKNFITLDTETGKLIPWMPQANITAQKWNSPEERLGEKLLNHLQTDCISAMKTFLKYGREDLERKVQPQVKVTGRKPDEVTKLHCLVYGFYPRDVIVRWMKNEKDDIPSNISDPILPNPDGTYQIRVSVEVIPREGDTYSCYVDHSSLEEPLLVPWGESDLQKRWNQRMTDIIVYTGFLRGLGP